The DNA region TGGGCGGTCCGGCAGGCCGAGATGATCGGCGCGACGGTGGACGCGGTGGGAGCGTGGGAGCCGCCGAGCCACTTCGGCTGGTCGGCGCCGGTGGTCGACTCCACCTTCGACCAGGAACTCGCCGAGCGGAAGTTCGCCGACGAGCTGGAGGCGGTGCTCGGCACCGACTGCCCGGTGCCGGTCCGCCGGAGCATGGTCATGGGTGACGCCTCCGACGTCCTGCTCGACGCGGCGAAGGGCGCCGAACTGCTGGTGGTGGGCAGCCACGGGCGTGGCGGCTTCACCCGGGCGCTGCTCGGCTCGGTGAGCACCCGCTGCGCGCAGCACGCGACCTGCCCGGTGGTGATCGTCCGCGCCCGGTGAGCCCGGGCCTCCGGGCGGCTGCGGCGGGGAACTCGATTGCGCGACAAGGCGGTTGGAGTCGCGAGGCGCGGGCAGAGCTGATCCGGGCACCGGGCGCCACAGGACCGAGGGGGACGCATCCGATGCCTACAGCCATGCCATCGGGCGGTTCGACGGACACGGCTCGACCCTGTCCGGCGTTCCGCTCCCACCAGGGACGACGCCCGCCGGGCGCACTGTGGGGTGCGGACGCCGGGGCCGTCCTCCAGGTGGCCCTCGAACAGGGCCGGCGGCTCGACCACTCGTACCCGCCGATCCGCGCGGCACCATCCATCTCTGCCGCCTGGACGCCGGCAGCCGCTGGAGGCGCTGAGGCGGTAGTCCTCAGCGCGGGCGGGCCCGGTAGGCTCAGCGGGATCCGAACGGGACGGAAGGCAATGGACGACACAACGGCTCCGGCCGACGGCGAGGGCGCCGTGGACGAGATCGACCCCGAGGCGGTACAGCTGGGGCAGCGCGTGGAGTACCTCTTCGAGCACGTCCAGCCACTGGGCCGCCGGTTCACGCTCCAGGAGGTCGTCGACGGCATCCGGGCCCAGGGCGGTCCCAACGCGCCGAAGCTCTCGGTCGGGCGACTGTGGGCCCTGGTCAAGGGCAAGGCGTCGAACCCCACCATCTCGACCCTGCGGGCGCTGGGCGACTTCTTCGGGGTGCCGCAGGCGTACTTCATCGACGACGACGTGGCCGCCCGGGTGTCCGCCCAGCTGTCGCTGATCTCCGCGATGCGCGCCAACGACGTGCGCTCGGTGGCCCTGCGGGCCGCCACCGTCGCCACCATGTCGAGCCAGGGGCTGGACATCGTCCGCTCGCTCGTCGAGCAGGGCGGCCCGTCGGAGCAGCCGGCGACCGGGGAGCCCGAACGGTTCGTGTGAGCCATGTCTCGTCCGACCTCGAGCTGACGTGCGGTCATACTGTTCGCTGCTGTCGCAGTCGAACAGCGGCTGGCCGGGCTGGGGGGAAACGGGATTGGACGTCGATGAACAACGGGACCGGACGCGCAGGTTCGCGGAACTGCTGCGCGGATTCGACCTTCCGAAGCCGTTCGAGCTGACCGATCTATGCGAGGCGGTGGCCGCCGTACGGGGGCGTCCGCTGCGGCTGCTGCCCTTGCCCGGTCCGGTCGACGCCGGTGCCGGGGCGGTGTGCGGGGTCTGGCTGGCCTTCGGCTCGGTCGACCACGTCTACTACGCGCCCGTCACCAGCCCCGTCCACCAGACCCACATCGTCCTGCACGAACTGGCGCACATGCTGCTGGACCACCGCCAGCCGTCCACCGCCGCACCGGAGATGCTCGCCCAGTTGTTCCCCGACCTGGATCCGGCGATGGCGGCCCGCCTGCTGGCACGCGGCCAGCACGGGGCCACCAGCGCGCAGGAGCAGGAGGCCGAGCTGCTGGCGTCGATGATGTGGCAGCGCTTCAACGTCGCTCCGCTGACGGCGGCCACCGCGTCGGCGGAGCACGCGAACACGCTGCGCCGGGTCATCGACTCCTTCCGGGGCTCGGCTTCGAAGGCGCGCTCCGGTTCGAGGCCGGGCGCGGGAGCGGTTGTCGGTCCGAGGTCGGGGTCTCGTTCCGGGTCGGGGAGGCGAAGGCCGTCATGAGGCTGTTCGACGTGATCACCGTCCCGCCCATCTGGCTGATCGCCCTGTGGAAGTCGAGGGGCATCGCGACCGCGTGCCGTCGTGATCGGGCGCTCTGGTCCATGTGGGCGATCTGGGCGGTCGACTTCACCATCGGCGTGCCCGACGTCCGCCGGGTGATCGACGGCGTCACCGGGGTCCGGAGCTTCACCAACCTCCCCGTCCACATCCTGTCGCTCTGCGCCGTCGCGGTCTTCTTCGAGTTCGTCCGGGAGGCCACCGCGGCCACGCCCGGGCGCCTCGCCCGGCTGCGCTGGGTCCTGCTGGCGGTCTCGGTGCTGGGCCTCACCGCCCTGTTCGCCGCGATGCCGCGCCCGGACGGCGACGCGGACCTGCTCACGGCCAACGCGGACCAGCCGCTGACCCAGGCCTACTGGGCGATCTTCCTCGGGTACATCTCCTTCGCCTGCGCCACCGGCGTCAGACTGTGCTGGCTGTACGGCCGGCACGCGCTGCCCGGACCCTCGCGCACCTCCATGATGATCGTCGGGCTGGCCAATCTGGCCGGCTTCGTCTACGTCGTCCAGCGCCTGACGTACCTCACGGCGCACGCGCTCGGGTGGCAGGTCCTCGGGTCCGCGGCGGCCGTGGCGGCCACCCAGTCCCTGCTGGCGCTCTGCGTGCTCCTGCTGGCGGTGGGGATGTCCTGGCCGGCGCTGGCCGAGCGG from Kitasatospora cathayae includes:
- a CDS encoding universal stress protein, coding for MDANHSLPRVVVGVDGSQPSHAALRWAVRQAEMIGATVDAVGAWEPPSHFGWSAPVVDSTFDQELAERKFADELEAVLGTDCPVPVRRSMVMGDASDVLLDAAKGAELLVVGSHGRGGFTRALLGSVSTRCAQHATCPVVIVRAR
- a CDS encoding MAB_1171c family putative transporter, coding for MRLFDVITVPPIWLIALWKSRGIATACRRDRALWSMWAIWAVDFTIGVPDVRRVIDGVTGVRSFTNLPVHILSLCAVAVFFEFVREATAATPGRLARLRWVLLAVSVLGLTALFAAMPRPDGDADLLTANADQPLTQAYWAIFLGYISFACATGVRLCWLYGRHALPGPSRTSMMIVGLANLAGFVYVVQRLTYLTAHALGWQVLGSAAAVAATQSLLALCVLLLAVGMSWPALAERLRRHRAWRQVRAICPLWTLLKAATPENVLPLPRELQRDPDLVLYRYIIEIRDSSLVLDEYLSPADRAAAERVLAATVAAGADREAAVEAVLLLLALRAHLAGAVPSGTERTLTIGEQELSGEIDWFRRVAAMSRTKPVERALRNLQSSGRRLSP